In a genomic window of Gossypium arboreum isolate Shixiya-1 chromosome 7, ASM2569848v2, whole genome shotgun sequence:
- the LOC108457849 gene encoding bystin: MAKNKRERNQNPQPFLADDDSVASTKKHSKAPKHHQKQDKMISSGMSSKILKEALLQQKEIEEEASGGIAKSAFGSVEEEPNKHEEEEDIDDFGGFSETQSQFGNYEEEIDEDDEKLLEAFLSKDAGPQRTLADVIIQKIKENDANAASEKQPLPKLDESLIDLYKGVGKFLNKYTTGKMPKAFKHIPSMQLWEDVLYLTQPENWSPNAMFQATRIFASNLGAKKAERFYRLVLLPRVRDDIRKNKRLHFALYQSLKKALYKPAAFNKGILFPLCKSGTCNLREAVIVGSVLEKVSIPMLHSSVALMKLAEMEYCGTTSYFIKLLLEKKYALPYRVVDAVVAHFMRFLEDTRIMPVIWHQSLLAFVQRYKNEMLKEDKNNLRVLLETQKHKLVTPEIMRELDNSRNRGEKEDDPMLLASSVHVINKTIEEDRFDIPEVPMEED; encoded by the exons ATGGCGAAGAACAAAAGAGAGCGAAACCAAAATCCGCAGCCATTTTTAGCAGATGACGATTCCGTCGCCTCTACAAAGAAACACTCCAAAGCTCCCAAACACCACCAGAAGCAAGACAAA ATGATTTCGTCGGGGATGAGCTCGAAAATCCTGAAAGAAGCGCTTCTTCAACAGAAGGAAATAGAAGAAGAAGCGTCAGGAGGGATCGCTAAGAGTGCGTTCGGTTCGGTTGAAGAAGAACCTAACAAGCATGAGGAAGAAGAGGACATTGACGATTTTGGTGGCTTTTCTGAGACACAAAGTCAATTTGGCAACTATGAA GAGGAAATTGATGAGGATGATGAGAAATTGCTGGAGGCATTCTTATCAAAGGATGCTGGTCCACAAAGGACACTTGCGGACGTTATAATTCAAAAGATCAAGGAGAATGATGCAAATGCTGCTTCAG AAAAACAACCTTTGCCTAAGTTGGATGAGTCTCTTATTGATTTGTATAAGGG AGTTGGCAAGTTTCTGAACAAATACACAACTGGGAAAATGCCCAAAGCCTTTAAACACATTCCGTCAATGCAACTCTGGGAGGATGTTTTGTACTTGACTCAGCCTGAGAATTGGTCTCCAAATGCGATGTTTCAGGCTACAAGAATATTTGCTTCCAATTTGGGTGCTAAGAAGGCAGAGCGTTTTTATAGGCTAGTCTTGCTTCCACGTGTTAGAGATGATATTCGGAAGAATAAGCGACTTCATTTTGCCCTATATCAGTCTTTGAAGAAGGCTCTATACAAACCTGCTGCATTCAACAAGGGAATATTGTTTCCATTGTGTAAG TCAGGGACATGCAATCTCAGAGAGGCAGTTATCGTTGGGAGTGTTCTTGAAAAAGTCTCCATTCCTATGCTTCATTCAAG TGTTGCATTAATGAAGCTTGCGGAAATGGAATATTGTGGCACAACaag TTATTTCATAAAGCTTCTTTTGGAGAAGAAATATGCTCTGCCATATCGGGTTGTTGATGCTGTTGTTGCTCATTTTATGAGGTTTCTTGAGGATACAAGGATAATGCCAGTAATATGGCATCAGTCTCTTCTGGCATTTGTGCAACG GTACAAAAATGAAATGCTGAAGGAAGATAAAAATAACCTTAGAGTTCTACTTGAGACtcaaaagcataaatta GTTACACCTGAAATAATGAGGGAGCTAGATAACAGCCGTAACCGAGGCGAGAAGGAGGATGATCCTATGCTATTAG CATCTTCTGTTCATGTGATCAATAAAACCATTGAGGAAGACAGGTTTGATATTCCTGAAGTACCTATGGAGGAGGATTGA
- the LOC108459911 gene encoding NDR1/HIN1-like protein 10, with amino-acid sequence MQDSSRPVTGYPVHNVNGCGPPPPATSTTAYPYVNPSPYPYYPAPPPQNPRPTFFRRLFVAFAVLLIIFGTILLIFWLVLRPHLPDFSIQSISLSNFNASNQRVNGTWNAQFQVSNPNKKLSIYYGDIVSSVFHKDDFLTETRIGPFVQGTREVNSVEASYSVVNSFVEGKVVDAMNGERSRGEIKFNIKVVADVAFRYGGWRGRRRILRVWCDDVALTGSSGKMTGGFKKCSVD; translated from the coding sequence atgcAGGACTCTTCCAGACCGGTAACTGGTTACCCGGTTCATAACGTTAATGGCTGCGGTCCGCCACCCCCCGCCACCTCCACTACCGCCTACCCTTACGTTAACCCCAGCCCATACCCTTACTACCCAGCGCCCCCACCTCAAAACCCTCGCCCCACCTTCTTCCGCCGCCTCTTCGTCGCCTTCGCCGTACTCTTAATCATCTTCGGCACCATCCTTCTCATCTTCTGGCTCGTCCTCCGCCCTCACCTCCCCGATTTCTCCATCCAATCCATCTCCCTTTCCAACTTCAACGCTTCCAACCAGCGCGTGAACGGCACGTGGAATGCCCAGTTCCAGGTCTCCAACCCCAACAAGAAGCTCTCCATCTACTACGGAGACATCGTTTCGTCGGTTTTCCACAAGGACGACTTCTTGACTGAGACGAGGATCGGACCGTTCGTGCAGGGCACGCGCGAGGTGAACTCGGTGGAGGCCAGTTATTCGGTGGTGAATTCTTTCGTGGAAGGAAAGGTTGTCGACGCGATGAATGGGGAGAGGAGCCGTGGTGAGATCAAGTTCAATATAAAGGTGGTCGCCGACGTTGCGTTTCGATACGGGGGGTGGAGAGGACGGCGTAGGATACTTAGGGTTTGGTGTGACGACGTGGCGCTTACTGGTTCCTCCGGAAAGATGACCGGCGGTTTCAAAAAATGCAGTGTTGATTGA